The following proteins are co-located in the Labrys monachus genome:
- a CDS encoding bifunctional riboflavin kinase/FAD synthetase has protein sequence MAFEQFLDPVSLPAHLHGAAVAIGNFDGVHRGHQAVIEAAEALARGMQARETQAGPPQPVPTPPQPGAPHRHRPAIALSFEPHPRRLFRPDETLFRLTPPALKALLLERAGLAALVTLTFDRALANMTAEDFLEELVVRRLGAHAIAVGYDFHFGKDRRGTPEFLVRHGRTLGLDIAIVAPTRDAGEAVSSSAIRRALGEGNIIRANRLLGHEWSVLGTVVHGEKRGRELGFPTANMALDPDCGLAHGIYAVRTVVDGVVRPGVASFGRRPTFDNGPPLLETYLFDFGGDLYGKTLEITFVGWIRGEEKFDSIDALVARMNEDSRLAREMTARG, from the coding sequence ATGGCTTTTGAGCAATTCCTCGATCCCGTCAGCCTGCCTGCCCATCTTCACGGCGCCGCCGTGGCGATCGGCAATTTCGACGGCGTCCATCGCGGGCATCAGGCGGTGATCGAGGCGGCCGAAGCGCTCGCCAGGGGCATGCAGGCCCGGGAGACGCAGGCCGGTCCGCCGCAACCCGTGCCGACGCCGCCCCAGCCGGGAGCACCGCACCGGCACCGGCCGGCGATCGCCCTCAGCTTCGAGCCGCATCCCCGCCGCCTGTTCCGTCCGGACGAGACGCTGTTCCGCCTGACGCCGCCCGCCCTGAAGGCCCTCCTCCTGGAGCGCGCCGGCCTCGCGGCGCTCGTCACCCTCACCTTCGACCGCGCGCTCGCCAACATGACGGCGGAGGATTTCCTCGAGGAGCTGGTGGTCCGCCGCCTCGGCGCCCACGCCATCGCCGTCGGCTATGATTTCCATTTCGGCAAGGACCGCCGCGGCACGCCGGAATTCCTGGTCCGGCACGGCCGCACGCTCGGGCTCGACATCGCCATCGTCGCGCCGACCCGCGACGCCGGCGAGGCCGTGTCCTCCTCCGCCATCCGCCGGGCGCTCGGCGAAGGCAACATCATCAGGGCGAACCGGCTGCTCGGCCATGAATGGTCGGTGCTCGGCACCGTCGTGCACGGGGAAAAGCGCGGGCGCGAGCTCGGCTTTCCCACCGCCAACATGGCGCTCGACCCCGATTGCGGCCTCGCCCACGGCATTTACGCGGTGCGAACCGTCGTCGACGGCGTCGTCCGCCCGGGCGTCGCCAGCTTCGGTCGCCGCCCGACCTTCGACAACGGCCCGCCCCTGCTCGAAACCTATCTGTTCGATTTCGGCGGCGACCTCTACGGCAAGACCCTCGAAATCACCTTCGTCGGCTGGATCCGCGGCGAGGAGAAGTTCGATTCGATCGACGCGCTGGTGGCGCGGATGAACGAGGACAGCCGGCTGGCACGAGAGATGACGGCCCGGGGATGA
- a CDS encoding type I restriction endonuclease subunit R, which produces MKTDTSEKGLEALIVADMTGRAVVSAGVGFSEEPEPFVGLHNWLLGDPKAYDRAWTIDLVQLRAFVAAAQPLMLPALDLDNDGPIRQKALARLQGEIGRRGVIDVLRHGIKHGQYDLDLFYGTPSPGNSKAAERFALNRFSVTRQLRYSRDDTAHALDLALFINGLPVATFELKNNLTKQTVEDAVEQYKRDRDPREKLFEFGRCMVHFAVDDAQVMFCTHLRGKASWFLPFNKGWNDGAGNPPNPNGLKTDYLWKDILTPLGLTDIIENYAQFIERKDAKTGKAKRDQLFPRFHQLDVVRKLLADARSKGAGRRVLIQHSAGSGKSNSIAWLAHQLVRLANDAAQVFDSVIVVTDRRILDHQIRDTIKQFAQVGATVGHAEHSGDLRHFIADGKKIIITTVQKFPFILNDIGTQHKDRRFAIIIDEAHSSQGGKAAAALNAALTGADDGDEDETVEDRINAIMERRKMLPNASYFAFTATPKNKTLEIFGESCPEGDKVKHRPFHSYTMKQAIQEGFILDVLRYYTPVNSYYRLVKTVEADPEFDTKRATKKLRRYVESNDHAIRLKAEIMVDHFHEQVLALNKIAGQARAMVVTSGIERAVQYFRAITAYLVERKSPYRAIVAFSGEHEVGGAKVTEAGLNGFPSADIVDRIEKDPYRLLICADKFQTGYDQPLLHTMYVDKALSGIKAVQTLSRLNRAHPQKYDTFVLDFMNDADTIRASFETFYRTTLLSDETDPNRLHDLETALKRCEVYRPSQVDQLVELYLAGADRDRLDPILDACVAVYNADLDESGQVDFKGKAKAFARTYAFLSSILPFTSANWEKLSIFLNFLIPKLPAPREEDLSKGILEAIDIDSYRVEKLAARHVQLADQDVEIDPVAADGGGGRSEPELDRLSHIIQSFNDLFGNVTWEDADRIRRLIATEIPDKVAANAAYRNAKQNSDKQNARIEHDRALGSVIVGLMKDDTELFKQFSDNPDFRRWLADTIFSATYDRSSSSS; this is translated from the coding sequence ATGAAAACCGATACGTCGGAAAAGGGCCTGGAAGCTCTCATCGTCGCCGACATGACGGGCCGCGCGGTGGTCTCGGCCGGCGTCGGCTTTTCCGAGGAGCCGGAGCCTTTCGTCGGGCTGCACAATTGGCTCCTGGGCGATCCGAAGGCCTATGATCGGGCATGGACTATCGATCTTGTCCAACTGCGCGCCTTTGTCGCGGCGGCGCAACCGCTCATGCTTCCGGCGCTCGATCTCGATAACGACGGCCCGATACGCCAGAAAGCTCTCGCCCGCCTGCAAGGCGAGATCGGCAGACGCGGCGTGATCGACGTGCTGCGACATGGCATCAAGCATGGCCAATACGATTTGGACCTGTTCTACGGCACTCCGTCACCGGGCAATTCGAAAGCCGCCGAGCGCTTTGCGCTGAACCGCTTCTCCGTCACGCGCCAGCTTCGCTACAGCCGGGATGATACCGCCCACGCGCTGGATCTGGCGCTGTTCATCAACGGCCTGCCCGTGGCGACGTTCGAACTCAAGAACAACCTGACCAAGCAGACCGTCGAGGACGCAGTCGAGCAATACAAGCGCGACCGCGACCCGCGCGAGAAGCTGTTCGAATTCGGCCGGTGCATGGTGCATTTCGCCGTGGACGACGCCCAGGTGATGTTCTGCACGCATCTCAGAGGCAAAGCATCCTGGTTCCTGCCCTTCAACAAAGGCTGGAACGACGGCGCCGGCAATCCGCCCAATCCGAACGGCTTGAAGACGGACTACCTCTGGAAGGACATCCTGACGCCGTTGGGGCTGACCGATATCATCGAAAACTATGCGCAGTTCATCGAGCGCAAGGACGCCAAGACCGGCAAGGCAAAGCGCGATCAGCTCTTCCCGCGCTTCCACCAGCTCGATGTCGTCCGCAAGCTGCTGGCCGACGCCCGGTCGAAGGGCGCCGGTCGGCGCGTGCTGATCCAGCATTCCGCCGGCTCGGGAAAGTCAAACTCGATTGCATGGCTGGCACATCAGTTGGTCCGCCTCGCCAATGACGCGGCCCAGGTGTTTGATTCAGTGATCGTCGTAACCGATCGGCGGATACTCGATCATCAGATCCGCGACACCATCAAACAGTTTGCCCAGGTAGGCGCGACGGTGGGGCATGCCGAGCATTCCGGCGATCTCCGGCACTTCATCGCCGATGGGAAGAAGATCATCATCACGACGGTCCAGAAATTCCCCTTCATCCTGAATGACATCGGTACCCAGCATAAGGACCGGCGTTTCGCGATCATCATCGACGAGGCCCATTCCAGCCAGGGCGGCAAGGCTGCCGCCGCATTGAACGCCGCCCTGACCGGGGCGGATGATGGGGACGAAGACGAGACCGTCGAGGACAGGATCAACGCGATCATGGAGCGGCGCAAGATGCTCCCCAACGCGAGCTATTTCGCCTTCACCGCAACGCCGAAGAACAAGACGCTTGAGATATTCGGCGAATCCTGTCCCGAAGGCGACAAGGTCAAGCATCGCCCTTTCCACAGCTACACCATGAAGCAGGCGATCCAGGAGGGTTTCATCCTCGACGTGCTTCGTTATTACACGCCGGTCAACAGCTATTACCGGCTGGTCAAGACCGTCGAGGCGGACCCAGAGTTCGACACCAAGCGCGCCACGAAGAAGCTGCGCCGCTATGTCGAAAGCAACGACCATGCGATCCGCCTCAAGGCGGAGATCATGGTGGATCACTTCCATGAGCAGGTGCTGGCACTCAACAAGATCGCCGGCCAAGCTCGTGCCATGGTGGTGACCTCCGGCATCGAGCGGGCCGTCCAGTATTTCCGGGCGATCACCGCTTACCTCGTCGAACGCAAGAGCCCTTACCGCGCCATCGTCGCATTCTCGGGCGAACATGAGGTCGGCGGAGCCAAGGTCACGGAAGCTGGCCTGAATGGTTTCCCGTCGGCGGACATCGTCGATCGGATCGAGAAGGACCCGTATCGGCTCCTCATCTGCGCAGACAAGTTCCAGACAGGCTACGATCAGCCCTTGCTTCATACGATGTATGTCGACAAAGCTCTCTCCGGCATCAAGGCGGTACAAACGCTTTCGAGGCTGAATCGGGCGCATCCCCAGAAGTACGACACCTTCGTGCTCGACTTCATGAACGATGCCGACACCATACGGGCATCTTTCGAGACCTTCTACCGCACGACCCTCCTCAGTGACGAGACCGACCCCAACCGGCTGCACGATCTCGAAACGGCGCTGAAGAGATGCGAGGTCTATCGGCCGTCCCAGGTAGACCAGCTTGTCGAACTCTATCTTGCTGGTGCCGATCGCGATCGGCTGGACCCGATACTGGACGCATGCGTGGCGGTCTATAATGCGGATCTGGACGAGAGCGGACAGGTCGATTTCAAGGGAAAGGCAAAGGCCTTTGCCCGAACCTACGCCTTCCTTTCATCGATTCTGCCCTTTACGAGCGCGAACTGGGAAAAGCTTTCGATCTTCCTGAATTTCCTGATCCCGAAATTGCCCGCGCCCCGCGAAGAGGATCTTTCGAAGGGCATTCTCGAAGCGATCGACATCGATAGCTACCGGGTCGAGAAACTGGCCGCCCGGCACGTGCAATTGGCTGATCAGGATGTGGAGATCGACCCTGTTGCCGCCGATGGCGGCGGCGGCAGATCAGAACCGGAACTCGATCGGTTGTCCCATATCATTCAAAGTTTCAACGACCTGTTCGGGAATGTCACCTGGGAAGACGCCGACCGCATCCGACGATTAATCGCCACCGAAATTCCGGACAAGGTGGCCGCGAACGCCGCATACCGCAACGCGAAGCAAAATTCCGACAAGCAGAATGCGCGGATCGAGCACGACCGGGCGCTGGGGAGCGTTATCGTCGGGTTGATGAAGGACGATACGGAGCTGTTCAAACAATTCAGCGACAATCCAGATTTCAGGCGGTGGTTGGCCGACACGATTTTTTCGGCGACTTACGATCGCTCGTCATCTTCGTCGTAG
- the darG gene encoding type II toxin-antitoxin system antitoxin DNA ADP-ribosyl glycohydrolase DarG, producing the protein MAMIEFTTGDILRADAEALVNTVNCVGVMGRGIALQFKNAFPANFRAYEAACVREEVQPGRMFVFETRTLGNPKLIINFPTKRHWKGKSRMEDIDSGLKALVEEIRNRGIRSIAIPPLGSGLGGLNWAEVRPRIEAALRGFNDLHAVIFEPSSVPVATKSREVPNMTPGRAALVVLMNRYLGGLMDPFVTLIEVQKLMYFMQEAGEPLRLNYVKHHYGPYADNLRHVLTKIEGHLVSGYHDGGDAPDKQLELVPGAVRDAEAFLAEDSDTRGRFDRVGRLVEGFETPFGLELLATVHWVATRENATDPEDAAAKVYAWNERKKRFSPRQIGIAFETLRMNGWLAAA; encoded by the coding sequence ATGGCGATGATCGAATTCACGACCGGAGACATCTTGCGGGCCGACGCGGAAGCGCTGGTCAACACCGTCAATTGCGTCGGCGTCATGGGCCGCGGCATCGCCCTTCAATTCAAGAATGCCTTTCCCGCGAACTTCAGAGCCTATGAAGCCGCCTGCGTGCGGGAGGAGGTGCAGCCGGGCAGGATGTTCGTTTTCGAGACCCGCACCCTGGGCAATCCGAAGCTCATCATCAACTTCCCCACCAAACGCCATTGGAAGGGCAAGAGCCGGATGGAGGACATCGACTCCGGTCTGAAGGCGCTGGTGGAAGAAATTCGCAATCGCGGCATCCGCTCCATCGCCATCCCGCCGCTCGGCAGCGGCCTCGGCGGGCTGAACTGGGCAGAGGTGCGACCCCGCATCGAGGCGGCGCTGCGCGGGTTCAACGATCTCCACGCCGTCATCTTCGAGCCGAGCAGTGTGCCGGTAGCGACGAAGTCGCGCGAAGTGCCGAACATGACGCCCGGCCGCGCCGCGCTGGTCGTGCTGATGAATCGCTATCTCGGCGGCCTGATGGACCCGTTCGTGACGTTGATCGAGGTCCAGAAGCTGATGTATTTCATGCAGGAGGCCGGCGAACCGCTTCGGCTGAACTACGTCAAACACCATTACGGCCCCTATGCCGACAATCTGCGCCATGTCCTGACGAAGATCGAAGGGCATCTCGTGTCCGGATATCACGATGGCGGCGACGCACCCGACAAGCAGCTTGAGCTGGTTCCGGGGGCCGTGCGGGACGCCGAAGCCTTCTTGGCGGAAGACAGCGACACGCGCGGCCGCTTCGATCGGGTGGGCAGGCTGGTCGAGGGGTTCGAGACGCCGTTCGGGCTTGAATTGCTGGCGACCGTCCATTGGGTCGCGACGCGTGAGAACGCGACCGACCCGGAAGATGCAGCGGCAAAGGTCTATGCCTGGAACGAGCGCAAGAAGCGCTTCTCGCCGCGTCAGATCGGGATCGCCTTCGAGACCCTTCGTATGAATGGGTGGCTGGCGGCGGCATGA
- the darT gene encoding type II toxin-antitoxin system toxin DNA ADP-ribosyl transferase DarT, which produces MPVPAHPKVYHIVHVDNLASIIAEGCLWSDAVMVQRQGGTVIGMGNIKQRRLGLPVSCHQGLHVGDCVPFYFCSRSIMLYVIHCANHPELAYQGGQQPIVHLEADLHGVVQWAAASGRRWAFSLSNAGAFYTQFRAELAQLGEINWDAVAASDFRPADVKEAKQAEFLVERSFPWHLVERIGVHSQAIVSRVVNAMQGTTYRPVIEIKRDWYY; this is translated from the coding sequence ATGCCCGTTCCGGCCCACCCGAAAGTCTACCACATCGTCCATGTCGACAACCTCGCGTCGATCATCGCGGAGGGCTGCCTGTGGTCGGACGCGGTGATGGTTCAGCGGCAGGGCGGCACGGTCATCGGCATGGGAAATATCAAGCAGCGCCGCCTTGGCCTTCCTGTCTCCTGCCACCAAGGACTGCACGTTGGTGATTGCGTGCCATTCTATTTCTGTTCTCGATCGATCATGCTCTATGTCATCCATTGCGCGAACCATCCAGAACTTGCCTACCAAGGCGGCCAGCAGCCGATCGTCCATCTGGAGGCCGATCTGCATGGCGTCGTGCAATGGGCGGCGGCGAGCGGGCGGCGCTGGGCGTTCTCGCTGTCGAACGCGGGGGCTTTCTATACCCAATTCCGCGCGGAGTTGGCGCAGTTGGGCGAGATCAACTGGGACGCCGTCGCGGCTTCCGATTTCCGTCCGGCGGATGTCAAGGAAGCCAAGCAGGCCGAGTTTCTGGTCGAGCGTTCGTTTCCCTGGCACCTTGTCGAGCGTATCGGCGTGCATTCCCAGGCCATCGTGTCCAGGGTGGTGAACGCCATGCAGGGGACGACATATCGGCCGGTGATCGAGATCAAGCGGGACTGGTACTACTGA
- a CDS encoding restriction endonuclease subunit S, producing MIDGLRPYPEMKPSGVDWLGEVPVGWDVHRAKYAFREVDDRSEQGDEELLSVSHKTGVTPRSLKNVTMFMAESYEGHKVCRPGDIVVNTMWAWMAALGITRQIGIVSPAYGVYRPRSSAHFEPRFLDYLLRTDVYRAEYVRSSRGITTSRLRLYPPDFLDIPFIQPQLDEQRLIVRFLDWHGAQTAKLVRAKKKIIALLNEQKQAIIHRAVTRGLDPNAKLKPSGVPWLGDVPEGWEVKRLRNISRSITSGSRGWSRYAADQGPLFIRIANLSRTGLHLRFDDVVRLALPAAELGEAARTRTSAGDLLLSITAYIGSVAIVPDDIGEAYVSQHVACCRLIPQVNARWIGYVLLSPVGQAHGTLSMYGGTKQGLSLGDVKNYIVLLPPVEMQDNIADWIDKATRQISDSISAFEHEIALIQEFRTRLIADVVTGKLDVRAAAARLPEIAEIELVDDLTEGDDLDEAIDDTENEEVAA from the coding sequence ATGATCGATGGGTTGCGCCCCTATCCTGAGATGAAGCCGAGTGGCGTGGATTGGCTCGGTGAAGTGCCCGTCGGTTGGGATGTTCACCGCGCGAAATACGCTTTCCGTGAGGTCGATGACAGATCCGAGCAGGGCGACGAGGAATTGCTTTCGGTTTCGCACAAGACCGGTGTGACCCCTCGCAGCCTGAAGAACGTCACGATGTTCATGGCTGAGAGCTACGAGGGCCACAAGGTCTGCCGGCCGGGGGACATCGTGGTGAACACGATGTGGGCATGGATGGCGGCTCTCGGTATCACCCGACAGATCGGTATTGTAAGCCCAGCCTATGGGGTTTATCGGCCTCGAAGCTCGGCCCATTTTGAACCCAGGTTTCTCGATTACCTGCTTCGGACGGATGTGTATCGGGCCGAGTACGTGCGCAGTTCGCGCGGCATTACGACATCCAGGCTGCGCCTCTACCCGCCGGACTTTCTCGATATTCCTTTCATTCAGCCCCAGCTCGACGAACAGCGGCTGATCGTGCGGTTTCTGGATTGGCATGGGGCGCAGACGGCGAAGCTGGTCCGCGCCAAGAAGAAGATCATCGCGCTGCTGAACGAGCAGAAGCAGGCGATCATCCACCGCGCCGTCACTCGCGGTCTCGACCCGAACGCCAAACTCAAACCATCGGGCGTTCCCTGGCTGGGCGATGTGCCGGAGGGGTGGGAGGTGAAGAGGCTCCGCAACATAAGCCGAAGCATTACGAGTGGCTCGCGCGGTTGGTCGCGCTATGCCGCAGATCAAGGCCCTTTGTTTATTCGAATCGCCAATTTGTCTCGAACAGGCCTTCATCTTCGTTTTGACGACGTTGTACGCCTAGCACTGCCCGCCGCCGAACTCGGTGAAGCGGCACGCACGCGAACGTCGGCCGGTGACCTGCTGCTCTCCATCACAGCTTATATCGGGTCGGTGGCGATTGTGCCCGATGACATTGGGGAGGCCTACGTCAGCCAGCATGTCGCTTGCTGCCGGCTCATTCCCCAGGTGAACGCTCGTTGGATTGGATATGTATTACTATCGCCGGTCGGGCAAGCCCATGGCACCCTGTCGATGTATGGGGGAACGAAGCAAGGCCTGTCTCTAGGTGATGTCAAAAATTATATAGTCCTTCTACCGCCTGTAGAAATGCAAGACAACATTGCGGATTGGATTGATAAAGCCACCCGTCAAATTTCAGACTCTATTTCCGCGTTTGAGCACGAAATCGCCCTCATCCAGGAATTCCGCACGCGCCTGATCGCCGATGTCGTCACCGGCAAGCTCGATGTCCGCGCCGCCGCGGCCCGCCTGCCCGAGATTGCCGAGATTGAGCTCGTCGACGATCTGACCGAGGGCGACGACCTCGACGAAGCAATCGACGATACCGAGAACGAGGAGGTGGCCGCCTGA